Proteins encoded by one window of Gemmatimonadota bacterium:
- a CDS encoding DUF5069 domain-containing protein, which translates to MDKLSSAVDFRPRSRQLYMGDMPWLPRITDKARAKLRGCIGDYVYP; encoded by the coding sequence ATGGACAAACTCAGTTCCGCCGTCGATTTTAGACCGCGCAGCCGTCAGCTTTACATGGGCGACATGCCCTGGCTCCCGCGCATTACGGATAAAGCCCGCGCCAAATTGCGAGGCTGCATCGGTGACTACGTCTATCCGTGA
- the rsmD gene encoding 16S rRNA (guanine(966)-N(2))-methyltransferase RsmD, whose protein sequence is MRIIAGEFKGRRIPFNNKKHGNARVTSDFVKKAVFSSLGEILCGKYFLDLFSCSGQIGLEACSRGAQVVINEPDRRCNRFIAQLIDNWHLNDRIYLYARPAQKLLPQLAHAKALFDIIYLDPPYHQQLDGHPMSCTILTRLATSPILAPNARILVQHASRTTLPKSLPNVTLSRQKKYGDTTLSTYTLTF, encoded by the coding sequence ATGCGCATCATCGCTGGCGAATTTAAGGGCCGCCGCATCCCCTTTAACAACAAAAAGCACGGCAATGCCCGCGTCACATCCGACTTTGTCAAAAAAGCCGTATTCTCTTCCCTGGGCGAAATCCTCTGCGGCAAATATTTCCTCGATCTCTTCTCCTGCTCTGGTCAAATCGGCCTCGAAGCCTGTAGCCGCGGTGCTCAGGTAGTCATCAATGAACCCGACCGCCGCTGCAACCGCTTTATCGCACAGCTCATAGACAATTGGCATCTCAACGACCGCATCTATCTTTACGCGCGTCCCGCGCAAAAACTCCTGCCCCAACTCGCGCATGCAAAAGCCCTATTCGACATCATCTACCTCGACCCTCCCTATCACCAACAATTAGACGGACACCCTATGTCCTGCACCATACTCACCCGCCTCGCAACATCTCCGATACTCGCGCCCAACGCCCGCATTCTCGTCCAACACGCCTCTCGTACAACGCTACCCAAATCCCTTCCCAACGTCACCCTCTCCCGACAAAAAAAATACGGCGACACAACTCTGAGTACATACACCCTTACTTTCTGA
- a CDS encoding tetratricopeptide repeat protein: MKIGLRFWMVVCCASCIALPLLAEEDEVPQQDKIVRNTLFALGQRQIQAGEINEAMATLQRILKNFPEDAHVYSQLGYIYLKRKEYKEAEGAFKTAKKFDKSLVEAYVGLGLTYAEAPTRGMQSYWNFRRAISEAKRATKLDPNYGPAYRLLGEVYERFQEDHTRAMKYYQKYVELEPDNPEGLYYYGLACVQAKAFDKILEHIAPYLSANPDVVPLLPIVAQSHFYNDEAQKALELFERYLANIEGSERAHYTDIAYVASDTELQEYHAATPGPEQQAYREQFWARRDPDILTKLNERVIEHYRRTWYARTYYSSNVYPWDERGAVYIRYGEPDYRSRSNDRNFVQTAEVERVRTQMAVDIYGPEAAFFTFTGPVFPIRTSRETGSLFEQDDPMDIADENFTAEEAGEAADESMAELPEAEGGEAADFRLGFERNPFDRDGTIESVLDEQTGQLNTRLQFGRYSPVTIGSEIDTVPWETWTYIQINGGIEITFTDEWGNGRYDFAPLPEATTEDPDAIAYIASMTEHTPEVIYQQAVSTSPDFYRPGLPGDILNFYYDLAHFRGPDGQTNLEIYYGIPPEQVEIEQEADSSFIHVQLAVALANEGHTSIYRTTDEFAYRGAQVPSTTEQGAFVPEIIKTQVPPGKYELQVQMKDLISGRTGLYRQELQVRDYQIPELQVSEIQLASNIAEEGATKFLKEDVWIIPMPTRSYAATQNVYAYFEIYNLTKDTFGQTRYKTEYRIRSSAMPAVGVFGAVATGLRTIFRASKPQVAITNELTGRDADEREYVEIVLNKVRPGVNALEIIVTDLVTGKSVEREVRFRYGN, encoded by the coding sequence ATGAAAATTGGATTGCGGTTCTGGATGGTTGTCTGCTGTGCCTCTTGCATTGCACTGCCTCTTCTTGCAGAAGAAGATGAAGTACCTCAACAAGACAAGATCGTCCGAAATACGCTGTTTGCCCTGGGTCAGCGTCAGATTCAAGCTGGTGAAATCAACGAGGCCATGGCGACCCTCCAACGCATTTTAAAAAACTTTCCCGAAGACGCCCATGTGTATTCCCAACTGGGTTATATCTATCTCAAACGGAAAGAATACAAAGAAGCTGAAGGCGCCTTCAAAACAGCCAAAAAATTCGACAAAAGCCTCGTCGAAGCCTATGTCGGACTTGGCCTTACATATGCCGAAGCACCCACGCGGGGAATGCAATCTTATTGGAATTTCCGCAGAGCTATTAGCGAAGCCAAGCGCGCCACCAAACTCGATCCCAACTACGGTCCGGCCTATCGCTTGCTCGGCGAAGTCTATGAGCGATTTCAAGAAGACCACACCAGGGCCATGAAGTATTATCAGAAATACGTCGAACTCGAGCCCGATAATCCCGAGGGCCTTTATTATTACGGTTTAGCCTGTGTACAGGCCAAAGCATTTGACAAAATTCTCGAACATATTGCCCCTTACCTCTCGGCAAATCCCGACGTCGTTCCGCTCTTGCCCATTGTTGCACAGAGTCATTTTTACAACGACGAGGCGCAAAAAGCTCTCGAACTCTTCGAGCGCTATCTCGCCAACATCGAAGGCAGTGAACGCGCACACTACACCGATATTGCCTACGTTGCCTCAGATACAGAACTCCAGGAATACCACGCCGCCACACCGGGACCCGAACAACAGGCATATCGCGAGCAATTCTGGGCACGGCGCGACCCAGACATCCTCACCAAACTCAACGAGCGCGTCATCGAACACTACCGCCGCACCTGGTATGCGCGCACCTATTATTCGTCCAATGTCTATCCCTGGGATGAACGGGGTGCTGTTTATATTCGATATGGCGAACCCGACTACCGCTCGCGCTCCAATGATCGCAACTTTGTCCAGACCGCCGAAGTAGAGCGGGTGCGCACGCAGATGGCCGTTGACATCTACGGTCCTGAAGCGGCCTTCTTCACCTTCACAGGTCCCGTCTTTCCCATTCGCACCAGCCGCGAAACAGGCTCCCTCTTTGAACAAGACGATCCTATGGACATCGCCGACGAGAATTTTACGGCCGAAGAAGCCGGCGAAGCTGCCGATGAAAGTATGGCCGAACTCCCCGAGGCCGAAGGCGGTGAGGCTGCGGACTTCAGACTCGGTTTTGAGCGCAATCCATTTGACCGCGATGGCACCATCGAAAGCGTCCTCGATGAGCAAACCGGGCAACTCAACACCCGCTTGCAATTTGGCCGCTATTCACCTGTTACCATTGGCAGTGAAATCGATACCGTGCCCTGGGAAACCTGGACCTATATTCAGATCAATGGGGGCATAGAGATTACGTTTACCGACGAATGGGGCAATGGACGCTATGACTTTGCCCCATTGCCCGAAGCCACAACCGAAGATCCCGACGCCATCGCGTATATCGCCAGCATGACCGAACACACACCCGAAGTCATCTATCAGCAAGCCGTATCGACTTCGCCCGACTTCTATCGCCCTGGACTTCCCGGCGACATACTCAATTTCTACTATGATCTGGCGCACTTCCGCGGACCCGACGGGCAAACCAATCTCGAGATTTATTACGGCATCCCACCCGAGCAGGTCGAAATTGAGCAAGAAGCCGATTCGAGTTTCATACACGTACAATTGGCCGTTGCGCTGGCAAATGAAGGTCATACATCCATCTATCGCACAACCGATGAGTTCGCCTATCGCGGCGCACAAGTACCCAGCACAACCGAACAGGGTGCTTTTGTGCCTGAAATCATCAAGACACAGGTACCGCCCGGCAAATACGAACTTCAAGTACAAATGAAAGACCTCATCTCTGGACGCACCGGACTCTACCGACAAGAACTCCAGGTCAGAGACTACCAGATCCCAGAGCTTCAGGTCAGCGAAATTCAACTGGCCTCGAACATTGCGGAAGAAGGCGCGACAAAATTCCTAAAAGAAGACGTGTGGATCATTCCCATGCCCACGCGCAGTTATGCCGCAACGCAAAATGTCTATGCCTACTTTGAAATCTACAACCTGACCAAAGACACCTTTGGACAAACTCGTTACAAAACCGAATACCGCATTCGCTCCAGTGCCATGCCCGCCGTTGGCGTATTTGGCGCAGTGGCCACGGGGTTGCGAACCATCTTTAGAGCCAGCAAACCTCAGGTGGCCATCACCAACGAACTCACGGGACGCGACGCCGACGAGCGCGAATACGTCGAAATCGTGCTCAACAAAGTCAGACCCGGTGTCAACGCACTCGAAATCATCGTAACCGACCTGGTCACTGGCAAGAGCGTCGAACGCGAAGTGCGCTTCCGGTATGGAAATTAA